The Engystomops pustulosus chromosome 9, aEngPut4.maternal, whole genome shotgun sequence genome includes a window with the following:
- the LOC140076950 gene encoding cdc42 effector protein 2-like: MVPSITRNFALEALTFTTNKMPAKTPMYLKTSTPKRGKKPKLRDVLSREMISPPLGDFRHSAHIGLEGEDMFGELSFLQGKYDLIPNMGRKLTLQSADSSVDQEFHEGDGSFRPCLKNAVSLPVFTGTQNKERAPPKPPRLHLEEAPSQRSMSISYGEGCFRKEEEMSFSSISKEDSSRFLTASTSSSEGSITGSWTFSPGFGTDRSQSAMDNTDSPNQDNPPSESLFGLDLDLGPSILDDVLRIMDDYKAS; the protein is encoded by the coding sequence ATGGTTCCATCCATCACAAGAAACTTTGCATTGGAAGCTTTGACCTTCACAACAAACAAGATGCCGGCAAAAACCCCAATGTACCTGAAAACTTCCACTCCCAAAAGAGGTAAAAAACCTAAACTTCGAGATGTGTTATCAAGAGAAATGATTAGCCCTCCTTTGGGTGACTTCAGACACAGTGCTCATATAGGACTGGAAGGAGAAGACATGTTTGGGGAGTTGTCCTTCTTACAAGGCAAGTACGACCTGATTCCAAATATGGGCCGAAAGTTGACCCTCCAAAGTGCAGACAGCAGTGTAGACCAAGAGTTTCATGAAGGAGATGGAAGCTTCCGCCCCTGCTTAAAAAATGCAGTCTCTCTCCCTGTTTTTACTGGAACCCAAAATAAGGAGAGAGCTCCACCAAAACCACCTCGGCTCCACCTGGAAGAAGCCCCAAGCCAACGCTCTATGTCCATCAGCTACGGGGAAGGATGTTTCCGTAAAGAAGAAGAGATGTCATTCTCCTCCATCTCCAAGGAAGATAGCAGCCGCTTTCTGACAGCTTCTACAAGTTCCTCTGAAGGTTCCATTACTGGAAGCTGGACATTCAGCCCCGGATTCGGCACAGATAGATCACAAAGTGCAATGGACAACACAGACTCTCCGAACCAGGATAATCCTCCTTCTGAATCTCTTTTTGGGCTGGACCTGGACCTTGGACCATCAATTCTGGATGATGTTCTGAGGATAATGGATGATTACAAAGCCTCGTGA